In the genome of Carnobacterium viridans, one region contains:
- a CDS encoding SDR family oxidoreductase, which produces MVQETYLITGAGTGFGKGIALGLAEQGKKVIAGVETMSEVSALLNEAKEKKIEIQVEKLDVTNPTDRQRAWTWDVDVLLNNAGISEGGSLADIPEEQLRRQFEVNVFGPMLLTQKIAKAMAKKQRGKIVFMSSVSGLMADPISGPYGGSKFTLEAFAESLSKELQEFNVQVATINPGPFLTGFNDREFEAWRAWRDNPEERLFDYEQLAFPYEQFDPEEVIKESIKVLTGETKDYRNVIPKAMRSIVQKRQKELWDKKTDENLGERHEMVQKSIDIEPATTPTKGIVNKIKDKL; this is translated from the coding sequence ATGGTCCAAGAAACGTATTTAATCACTGGTGCAGGAACAGGATTTGGAAAGGGTATTGCTTTGGGTTTGGCGGAACAAGGGAAAAAAGTTATCGCCGGAGTCGAAACAATGTCTGAAGTATCCGCATTGTTAAATGAAGCAAAAGAAAAGAAAATTGAGATACAAGTTGAGAAATTGGATGTAACCAATCCAACAGATAGACAAAGAGCGTGGACGTGGGATGTTGATGTCCTTTTGAATAACGCTGGAATTTCAGAAGGCGGATCACTGGCAGATATACCAGAAGAACAATTACGCCGTCAATTTGAAGTGAATGTATTCGGACCAATGTTATTGACCCAAAAAATAGCTAAGGCAATGGCAAAGAAACAACGTGGGAAAATCGTGTTTATGTCTTCTGTTTCAGGGCTAATGGCAGACCCAATATCAGGACCTTATGGCGGATCAAAATTCACATTAGAAGCATTTGCGGAATCGTTAAGTAAAGAACTTCAAGAGTTTAATGTGCAAGTAGCAACTATCAATCCGGGACCCTTCTTGACGGGATTCAATGACCGAGAATTCGAAGCCTGGAGAGCTTGGAGAGACAATCCAGAAGAGCGTCTATTTGATTACGAGCAATTAGCATTTCCTTATGAACAATTTGATCCCGAAGAAGTTATTAAAGAATCCATTAAAGTACTAACTGGAGAAACAAAGGACTACCGAAATGTTATTCCTAAAGCAATGAGATCTATAGTTCAAAAGAGACAAAAAGAACTTTGGGATAAAAAGACTGATGAAAATCTAGGTGAAAGACATGAGATGGTCCAAAAATCAATAGATATTGAACCGGCTACAACACCAACAAAAGGAATTGTAAACAAGATAAAAGATAAACTATAA
- the guaD gene encoding guanine deaminase, which produces MKDIVKVLKGTGFSSISAQEIEMLENYLYCIDERGMIVKRLSPSNSHYYSTLQNAKDEHKLVELTEGQYLLPGFIDLHIHAPQWAQSGTALDIPLHQWLNTYTFPLESKFEDTLFAKKVYSHLVDTLLANGTTTGLYFATVHEESSYQLAKICAEKGQRGLVGKVIMDDPDQNPDYYRDNDTQTALEETERFINRVKALHEETIQGVYPVITPRFVPSCTDSALDGLGKLAEAYDVHVTSHCSESDWEHGYVKERFGKNDAQVLNEFGLLREKSVMAHCNFLSEADACTFKEKGSAIAHCPISNAYFANSVIPIKHFHDLGVEVGLGTDLSGGYDPSIYSAIRQTVISSRVLEDGVDTEKAPEDRGGRSNSRVTAKEAFYFATAGGGESLSLPIGRLAENYAFDAQIIDTTISQASMPIFDENEPLEDIFQKLLYLTKRENIISVWVQGEKIANKKESYTYNGEY; this is translated from the coding sequence ATGAAAGATATTGTTAAGGTTTTAAAAGGAACGGGATTTTCTAGTATTTCTGCTCAGGAGATTGAAATGTTGGAGAACTATCTCTATTGCATAGACGAGAGAGGAATGATTGTAAAACGTTTATCCCCGTCAAATTCACATTATTATTCAACACTTCAAAATGCAAAAGACGAACATAAGCTTGTTGAATTAACTGAAGGACAATACCTATTACCGGGATTTATTGACTTACACATTCATGCTCCGCAGTGGGCACAGAGTGGGACAGCATTGGATATTCCTTTACATCAATGGTTGAATACCTATACTTTTCCATTAGAATCTAAATTTGAAGATACACTATTTGCTAAAAAGGTCTATTCCCATTTAGTAGATACCTTACTGGCAAATGGAACAACTACTGGTTTATATTTCGCAACTGTTCATGAAGAATCAAGCTATCAATTGGCTAAAATCTGCGCAGAAAAAGGACAACGTGGCTTAGTGGGAAAAGTCATAATGGACGATCCTGACCAAAATCCTGACTATTACCGTGATAATGATACTCAAACGGCGTTAGAAGAAACTGAGCGATTCATTAATCGTGTTAAAGCTTTACATGAGGAGACAATACAAGGGGTTTATCCCGTTATCACACCTCGATTTGTACCGAGTTGTACAGATTCAGCATTAGATGGTTTAGGGAAATTAGCTGAAGCGTATGATGTTCATGTCACTAGTCACTGTAGCGAAAGTGATTGGGAACATGGTTACGTTAAAGAGCGTTTTGGAAAAAATGATGCTCAAGTACTAAATGAATTTGGTTTGTTAAGAGAAAAGTCCGTTATGGCTCATTGTAATTTTTTAAGTGAAGCAGATGCTTGTACTTTTAAAGAGAAAGGTAGTGCTATTGCTCATTGTCCTATCTCGAATGCGTATTTTGCGAACAGTGTGATTCCCATTAAACACTTCCATGATCTTGGTGTTGAGGTTGGTTTAGGAACAGATCTTTCTGGAGGATACGATCCAAGCATCTACTCGGCAATACGCCAAACGGTGATATCCTCTCGCGTGTTGGAAGATGGGGTAGATACAGAGAAAGCGCCTGAAGACCGTGGTGGTAGGAGCAATTCGCGTGTCACAGCGAAAGAAGCTTTTTATTTTGCAACAGCTGGTGGTGGAGAAAGTTTAAGCTTGCCAATTGGCAGACTTGCAGAAAACTATGCATTCGATGCTCAAATAATTGATACGACTATTTCTCAAGCATCAATGCCAATTTTTGATGAAAATGAACCTCTAGAGGATATTTTTCAAAAACTGCTTTATTTGACTAAACGTGAAAATATTATTTCTGTATGGGTACAAGGAGAAAAAATAGCGAATAAGAAGGAGAGTTATACTTATAATGGAGAATACTGA
- a CDS encoding NUDIX hydrolase, with amino-acid sequence MDYISWIRSYIGNQEIILNFSGGIVTNQKNEVLLQLRSDKNLWGLPGGAVEKGETVEQAAVREVLEETGLHVKVVSLLGVYSNYFDTYPNGDKAQTITTMFIFKLVEGNLSIENSETLDLGFFSKTNLPEIANQQHKDAIKDYFSGELGFYR; translated from the coding sequence GTGGATTACATATCTTGGATTAGAAGTTATATTGGCAATCAAGAGATTATCTTAAATTTTTCAGGAGGAATCGTAACAAATCAAAAAAATGAAGTTTTGCTACAGTTAAGAAGCGATAAAAATTTGTGGGGCTTACCTGGTGGGGCTGTTGAAAAGGGCGAGACAGTTGAACAGGCTGCAGTCAGAGAAGTGCTAGAAGAAACAGGTTTGCATGTAAAAGTTGTATCGTTGTTAGGTGTTTATTCCAATTATTTTGATACCTATCCTAACGGGGATAAAGCTCAAACTATTACAACAATGTTTATTTTTAAATTAGTTGAAGGCAACCTTTCTATTGAGAATAGTGAAACGTTAGATTTAGGATTTTTTTCTAAAACTAATCTACCAGAAATAGCCAATCAACAGCACAAAGACGCAATAAAAGACTATTTTTCTGGAGAATTGGGTTTTTATCGTTAG
- a CDS encoding helix-turn-helix domain-containing protein has protein sequence MALGKRLKESRVNKGFSQGDVAEYLQISRQSISKWETGNGYPDLDNLVKLSVYYEVSIDDLLKENQKLKNKIHENEIKIEENHQKLDFIRGFVEKDEGLLLLTIAFIGCLIPPLGFLVAPVMIKRNKKTNTLYKFVYFACACCLLINLFAVYSIAGDYLGWGTTTVEYLVE, from the coding sequence ATGGCCTTAGGAAAACGCTTGAAAGAAAGTAGAGTTAACAAAGGATTTTCGCAAGGAGATGTTGCTGAATATTTACAAATTTCTAGACAATCAATTTCAAAATGGGAAACCGGAAATGGCTATCCAGATTTAGACAACTTAGTTAAATTAAGCGTGTATTATGAAGTTTCGATTGATGATTTACTTAAAGAAAATCAAAAACTTAAAAATAAAATCCACGAAAATGAAATTAAAATTGAAGAAAATCACCAAAAATTAGATTTTATCCGTGGATTTGTTGAAAAAGATGAAGGTCTACTATTGTTAACGATTGCCTTTATTGGGTGTTTGATTCCTCCATTAGGTTTTCTTGTGGCTCCAGTTATGATCAAACGAAATAAAAAAACAAATACACTTTATAAGTTTGTTTATTTCGCGTGTGCTTGTTGTCTATTAATTAATCTATTTGCTGTTTATAGTATTGCTGGAGACTATTTAGGATGGGGAACAACCACCGTTGAATACCTTGTTGAATAA
- a CDS encoding DUF2975 domain-containing protein — MKRGTTFFLKAALILIGLPVLVLSIVGFIWLMRNPANPNYDQLLYPIIIGMYVSAIPFFIALYQAFKLLTYIDRNQAFSDLSVKALKTIKFCALVICGLYVMILPFVFGVAQMDDAPGLILVGMIPVFASFVITVFAAVLQRLLQEAIDIKKENDLIV, encoded by the coding sequence ATGAAACGAGGTACAACATTTTTTTTAAAAGCAGCATTAATTTTAATTGGTCTTCCTGTTCTTGTTTTGAGTATAGTTGGATTTATTTGGTTAATGAGAAATCCGGCAAATCCAAATTATGATCAGTTACTTTATCCTATTATAATTGGTATGTATGTATCTGCCATACCTTTTTTCATAGCTTTATATCAAGCTTTTAAACTGTTAACTTATATTGATAGGAACCAAGCGTTCTCTGATTTATCTGTTAAAGCGCTTAAAACTATCAAGTTTTGTGCTTTAGTAATCTGTGGTTTATACGTGATGATATTGCCATTTGTTTTTGGTGTAGCACAAATGGATGATGCACCTGGGCTTATTTTAGTCGGAATGATTCCAGTCTTTGCATCATTTGTTATCACAGTTTTTGCTGCAGTTCTTCAAAGACTTTTACAAGAAGCCATTGATATAAAAAAAGAAAATGATTTAATAGTCTGA
- a CDS encoding LytTR family transcriptional regulator DNA-binding domain-containing protein codes for MYTLIVDDEPLARNELAYLLERCEGITAIVEAESIEEALEKMLQHEIDLIFLDIHLTSESGLTLANKINQLKNPPMIIFATAYDEYAIKAFELNATDYVLKPFELPRIQDAVQKAYTRYQKERVQLQAEDKQEYLKTIPIQMDERIYIVKIEDIIAIAVENGITTIYTDEKEYTATEPLNAYEEKVKGHAFLRVHRSYLLNMKEILEIQPWFNHTFLVTMSNQVKIPVSRHYMKQFKEEVGL; via the coding sequence ATGTATACCTTAATAGTGGATGATGAACCATTAGCTAGAAATGAACTGGCGTATTTATTGGAACGTTGTGAAGGAATTACAGCTATCGTTGAAGCCGAATCTATTGAAGAAGCTTTGGAAAAAATGCTGCAGCATGAAATAGATTTGATTTTCTTAGATATTCATTTGACCAGTGAAAGCGGACTGACGTTAGCGAATAAAATCAACCAGTTAAAGAATCCGCCAATGATTATTTTTGCGACCGCTTATGATGAATATGCCATAAAAGCATTTGAATTAAATGCAACGGATTACGTTTTAAAACCGTTTGAATTGCCTCGAATTCAAGATGCTGTCCAAAAAGCGTACACTAGATATCAAAAAGAACGGGTACAATTGCAAGCGGAGGACAAACAAGAATACTTAAAGACGATCCCTATTCAAATGGACGAGCGTATCTACATTGTTAAAATCGAAGACATTATTGCTATCGCTGTGGAAAACGGCATTACAACTATCTATACTGATGAGAAAGAATACACTGCGACTGAACCTTTAAACGCCTATGAAGAAAAAGTGAAAGGGCATGCTTTTTTGCGAGTACACCGCTCTTATTTGCTTAACATGAAAGAGATCCTAGAAATACAGCCGTGGTTTAACCATACGTTTCTCGTTACGATGAGCAATCAAGTGAAAATCCCGGTAAGTAGACATTATATGAAACAATTTAAAGAAGAAGTAGGATTGTAA
- a CDS encoding DUF5067 domain-containing protein, producing MISVAACKTTNESSIGTSSQESESIEELTIPYYKDDELVTFDATIKFLSYEVRDDKEGDLSLLILAEYTNLSDEKRIPIQDFGYFTVSQTLEQQEVFLEEQAVISEKTAKDSKYSQTLGNKVSEVDPGDTVEFIYSLKLKNTNSVKLTMMSLVDEYVIGEKLLNLE from the coding sequence ATGATAAGTGTAGCAGCATGTAAAACTACAAACGAGAGTTCCATAGGTACGAGTTCTCAAGAGTCTGAAAGTATTGAAGAACTTACCATACCCTATTATAAAGATGATGAATTAGTCACTTTTGATGCAACTATCAAATTTCTTTCTTATGAAGTAAGAGATGATAAAGAAGGGGATCTAAGCCTTTTGATATTGGCTGAATATACCAATCTTTCTGATGAAAAAAGAATACCAATACAAGATTTTGGGTATTTTACTGTTAGTCAAACGTTGGAACAACAAGAGGTCTTTTTAGAAGAGCAAGCAGTTATTTCAGAAAAAACTGCTAAGGATAGCAAGTATAGCCAGACGTTAGGCAATAAGGTATCAGAGGTTGATCCTGGAGACACCGTTGAATTTATTTATTCTTTAAAATTAAAAAATACTAACTCAGTTAAACTGACTATGATGTCCTTGGTAGATGAATATGTAATAGGAGAAAAGTTATTAAATTTAGAATAA
- a CDS encoding HAD-IA family hydrolase, translating to MFKHVIWDFDGTLFDTYPVMAKIFKDLLEKEGIEEPLDEIKQHMQVSMSFALTYYEKKYAISSEFIEDYKLLQKTKGIELAKPFEGIEGICKYIHSTNRKNYLYTHRGDSSVTLLKKYGLYHYFSDFITFDQGFERKPNPDALNYLINEHTIHPEEALMIGDRELDLLAAKNAGISACYFNNKKEENEYADYTIDHFQQLYSVL from the coding sequence ATGTTTAAACACGTAATTTGGGATTTTGATGGAACTCTTTTTGATACTTATCCAGTAATGGCAAAAATTTTTAAAGATTTACTGGAGAAAGAAGGAATAGAAGAGCCGTTAGATGAAATCAAACAACACATGCAAGTGTCTATGTCATTTGCTTTAACATACTATGAAAAAAAATATGCAATAAGCAGTGAGTTTATAGAGGACTATAAACTTCTACAGAAAACTAAAGGAATTGAATTAGCCAAACCGTTTGAAGGCATTGAAGGTATCTGTAAATATATCCATTCAACGAATAGAAAAAATTATCTTTATACTCACAGAGGAGATTCATCTGTGACATTGCTGAAAAAATATGGTTTATATCATTATTTTTCTGATTTTATTACGTTTGACCAAGGATTTGAAAGAAAACCAAACCCTGATGCACTAAATTATCTGATTAATGAGCACACTATTCATCCTGAGGAAGCATTAATGATTGGAGACCGAGAGCTAGATTTATTGGCTGCAAAAAACGCTGGAATCAGTGCTTGTTATTTTAACAATAAAAAAGAGGAAAATGAATATGCTGATTACACAATTGATCACTTTCAGCAATTGTATTCTGTTCTTTAG
- a CDS encoding uracil-xanthine permease family protein produces MENTETLLTVGTEDDVSWKQSFLLGLQHLLAMDVYVVPFIVAMTVGFSSGQSAILIQSTFIAAGIATIIQSGLLMKMPVAQRASFIPIGAIAGITLANGGGMEGWSTAMGASFVGAVVVTILGFTGLFHKLIDSFVPSIVGGTIIFCVGLSLMPAAVNDNIYQSAVGTIGQNISLAVITGIVMIGCSILGNHSSKGGRIFRISSVIIALFVGSILAGFMGILDLTPVAEAKWFSMPQFIFKDFTFSFDFSAIITMLIIYIVLLAETTGTWLAVSNVTKVPLDKDRLNRGVIGEGLGCMTAALLGTTPVTGYSSNAGIITITGIASRRVFLAAGGLFIIFGLSGKLSVLISSIPSAVIGGVFALVCGVIAMSGFQVLKKETIGQKATYVVSIPILLVVALTFLPSDYLNSLPTMVRYLFGSPIAIASLMAIILNKLLPQD; encoded by the coding sequence ATGGAGAATACTGAAACGCTTTTGACAGTGGGAACAGAGGATGACGTATCTTGGAAACAAAGTTTTTTACTCGGATTACAACATTTGCTGGCAATGGATGTTTATGTTGTTCCATTCATTGTTGCTATGACGGTAGGTTTTTCTTCCGGACAGTCAGCAATACTGATTCAATCAACTTTTATCGCTGCTGGCATTGCTACTATAATCCAGTCAGGTTTACTGATGAAAATGCCAGTTGCTCAAAGGGCTTCGTTTATTCCGATTGGTGCCATTGCGGGTATTACACTCGCTAATGGAGGAGGAATGGAAGGTTGGAGTACGGCGATGGGTGCTAGTTTTGTAGGTGCTGTTGTCGTAACCATTTTAGGGTTTACTGGTTTATTCCATAAACTTATTGATTCCTTTGTTCCATCGATAGTAGGAGGCACTATTATTTTTTGTGTCGGTCTATCTTTGATGCCTGCAGCTGTAAATGATAATATCTATCAAAGTGCTGTTGGGACAATAGGTCAGAATATTTCTTTAGCAGTGATAACGGGAATAGTTATGATTGGCTGTTCTATTTTAGGAAATCACTCATCTAAAGGTGGACGTATTTTTCGAATTTCTTCTGTTATTATTGCTCTTTTTGTTGGGAGTATTCTTGCCGGCTTTATGGGGATATTGGATTTGACACCTGTAGCAGAAGCAAAATGGTTTTCTATGCCACAATTTATATTTAAAGATTTCACGTTTTCATTTGATTTCTCAGCAATAATAACCATGCTGATTATTTATATAGTCTTATTAGCTGAAACAACTGGTACGTGGTTGGCTGTAAGTAATGTAACTAAAGTTCCTCTCGATAAAGATCGCCTTAATCGAGGAGTTATTGGTGAAGGATTAGGTTGTATGACAGCTGCTCTTCTGGGGACTACTCCTGTAACAGGATATTCTTCTAATGCTGGTATTATTACTATTACAGGTATTGCTAGCCGTCGCGTCTTTTTAGCTGCGGGTGGGTTGTTTATTATTTTTGGTTTATCGGGAAAACTTTCTGTGTTAATTTCATCTATTCCTTCAGCTGTTATTGGAGGTGTCTTCGCACTTGTTTGTGGAGTTATTGCAATGAGTGGTTTTCAGGTGCTGAAAAAAGAAACAATCGGACAAAAGGCAACGTATGTTGTTTCTATTCCCATTCTATTAGTAGTAGCGTTAACGTTCTTGCCATCTGACTATTTAAATAGTCTACCGACTATGGTTCGCTATCTCTTTGGTTCTCCAATCGCAATAGCCTCTTTAATGGCTATTATTTTAAACAAATTGTTGCCACAAGATTAA
- a CDS encoding GNAT family N-acetyltransferase, whose amino-acid sequence MIRVRDMQLIDAEAINLLNTESLGYDISIEITKKQMEKLLINPNHHIFYIAEEEELVVGYVHAELYETLYSEPMLNVLALAVNQTYQKKGIGKQLMQKIEQAASERDLVGVRLNSGETRTGAHKFYESIGYSSDKNQKRFLKII is encoded by the coding sequence ATGATTCGAGTTCGAGATATGCAACTAATCGATGCTGAGGCAATCAACTTACTGAATACTGAGTCTCTAGGATATGACATTTCCATAGAAATAACTAAAAAGCAGATGGAAAAGTTATTAATTAACCCTAACCATCATATTTTTTACATTGCTGAAGAGGAAGAATTAGTTGTGGGGTATGTACATGCCGAATTGTATGAGACACTCTATTCAGAACCTATGCTAAACGTATTGGCTTTGGCAGTTAATCAAACTTATCAGAAAAAAGGTATTGGAAAACAATTAATGCAAAAAATCGAACAAGCAGCTAGTGAACGTGATTTAGTTGGCGTACGCTTAAATTCTGGAGAAACTAGAACCGGAGCTCATAAGTTTTACGAGTCTATTGGCTATAGTAGTGATAAAAATCAAAAAAGATTCCTGAAGATTATCTAG
- a CDS encoding sensor histidine kinase, with protein sequence MFNLFILMLERGGLIIILAYILMNIPYFKNLLGNRRKVSTMVQLIIVFGIFAIISNFTGIEIDGNQIMIDQPFTDLATHSSLANTRVLTIGVSGLIGGPIIGVSVGIISGAIRYLQGGMDAYIYVISSILVGLFSGLYGLKSIRENTYPKVGEGLVFGAAMEAVQMVCIILLSTNFQEAVNLVKFIGLPMILTNSIGTGIFLSIIDSTLRQEEQTRAVQTHDVFQLTNETMPYFRSGMNEESCTQAAKIIQKLIKVSAVSITNKDSILAHVGAASDHHFPSKKIVTNLSKEVLRTGEIKEAHSHGEIGCDHPGCPLEAAIVIPLKSKEKTIGTLKLYFTDASKLTFVERQLAEGLATIFSSQIELGEMELQSQLLQDAEIKSLQAQVNPHFFFNTINTISALIRVDSEKAREMLLQLSTFFRSNLQGARTNVIPLEKELLQVEAYMKLEQARFPDRYQVEMNIENGLKNILLPPFVIQILVENAFKHAFKNRKVDNIVQVTVNKMDQDILVSVQDNGYGIEEDRLGKLGKESVTSEKGTGSALENLNKRLISLFGDKAQLNFKSSEQGTVVFCKIPYQGMEG encoded by the coding sequence ATGTTCAACTTATTTATTTTAATGCTTGAACGTGGCGGATTAATTATTATTTTGGCCTATATACTAATGAATATCCCTTATTTTAAAAACCTTTTAGGAAATCGAAGAAAAGTAAGTACGATGGTTCAGCTAATTATAGTCTTCGGAATATTTGCTATTATTTCTAATTTTACCGGTATAGAAATTGACGGAAATCAAATTATGATCGATCAACCATTTACTGACTTAGCCACCCATTCTTCGCTGGCTAATACACGTGTATTGACGATTGGTGTTTCAGGATTGATAGGAGGACCGATCATAGGTGTGAGTGTAGGAATCATTTCGGGAGCTATCCGCTATCTTCAAGGCGGAATGGACGCTTATATTTACGTGATTTCATCTATATTAGTTGGATTATTTTCCGGGTTATATGGGTTGAAGTCTATTCGGGAAAATACTTATCCAAAAGTTGGAGAGGGACTCGTCTTTGGTGCAGCAATGGAAGCTGTCCAAATGGTGTGTATTATTTTATTAAGTACAAACTTCCAAGAAGCTGTAAATTTAGTCAAATTTATTGGGTTGCCCATGATTTTGACGAACAGTATTGGAACAGGGATTTTCTTGTCGATCATTGACTCAACATTGCGGCAGGAAGAACAGACAAGAGCCGTCCAAACCCATGATGTTTTCCAATTGACCAATGAAACGATGCCTTATTTTCGTTCGGGCATGAATGAAGAATCCTGTACGCAAGCAGCAAAAATCATTCAGAAGCTGATCAAAGTTTCAGCTGTAAGCATCACCAACAAAGATAGCATTTTAGCACATGTTGGTGCAGCCAGTGATCATCATTTTCCGTCAAAAAAAATAGTGACCAACTTATCTAAAGAAGTTTTGCGAACGGGAGAGATCAAAGAAGCACATTCTCATGGAGAAATCGGGTGTGATCACCCTGGCTGCCCATTAGAAGCTGCAATCGTTATTCCGTTAAAGTCAAAGGAAAAAACGATTGGAACGTTAAAGTTGTATTTCACTGACGCCTCAAAGTTGACCTTTGTTGAAAGACAATTAGCGGAAGGCTTGGCTACTATATTTTCCAGTCAAATTGAACTTGGCGAAATGGAATTGCAAAGTCAACTATTGCAAGATGCAGAAATCAAATCGTTGCAAGCTCAAGTAAACCCACATTTCTTCTTTAATACCATCAATACCATTTCTGCATTGATTCGAGTGGATAGTGAGAAAGCTCGCGAAATGTTGCTGCAGTTGAGTACCTTTTTCCGATCTAATCTGCAAGGTGCCAGAACGAATGTGATTCCTTTAGAAAAAGAACTGCTTCAAGTAGAAGCTTATATGAAGTTGGAACAAGCGCGCTTTCCAGATCGCTATCAGGTCGAAATGAACATAGAAAATGGGTTGAAGAATATTTTATTGCCTCCATTTGTGATTCAAATATTGGTAGAAAATGCCTTTAAACATGCATTTAAAAACCGGAAAGTGGATAATATAGTCCAAGTAACGGTCAATAAGATGGATCAGGACATTCTCGTAAGTGTACAAGACAATGGTTATGGGATAGAAGAGGATAGGCTTGGAAAATTAGGCAAAGAAAGTGTTACTTCTGAAAAAGGAACCGGATCAGCTTTAGAAAATTTAAATAAGCGCCTGATCAGTTTATTTGGGGATAAAGCTCAATTGAACTTTAAATCTTCAGAACAAGGAACCGTTGTTTTTTGCAAGATACCTTACCAAGGAATGGAGGGATAA
- a CDS encoding helix-turn-helix domain-containing protein: MAIIINVDVMLAKRKMSVTELSNKVGITMANLSILKNGKAKAIRFSTLEAICKALDCQPGDILEYKNEEQ, encoded by the coding sequence ATGGCAATTATAATTAATGTTGATGTGATGTTGGCCAAACGCAAAATGAGCGTAACAGAACTTTCAAATAAAGTAGGTATTACGATGGCGAACCTTTCTATATTGAAAAATGGGAAAGCGAAAGCTATTCGATTTTCAACGTTAGAGGCGATCTGCAAAGCATTAGATTGCCAACCAGGAGATATTCTAGAATATAAAAATGAGGAACAATAA
- a CDS encoding histidine phosphatase family protein, with amino-acid sequence MGDIYFVRHAESDIRVHDEFSRPLTEKGIRDSALVTNYLKDKNIQYIYSSPYVRAVDTVKDLSERLVIDVTCIDDFRERGISRWVEDFATFSQRQWNDFDYRLSDGECLREVQLRNVKALMKLVQLHPEANCVIGSHGTALSTLINHFNPHFGFEDFSKIKGLMPWIVKMSFENQISIKIESIDVFKNNEITTIGLSEPMLTDQVK; translated from the coding sequence ATGGGAGATATTTATTTTGTTAGGCACGCTGAGTCAGATATTAGAGTTCATGATGAGTTTTCAAGACCGTTAACTGAAAAAGGCATACGAGATAGCGCGTTAGTTACCAACTATTTGAAAGATAAGAATATTCAATACATCTATTCTAGCCCTTATGTCAGAGCAGTTGATACAGTTAAAGACTTATCTGAAAGGCTTGTTATTGATGTGACGTGTATTGATGACTTTAGAGAACGTGGTATCTCTAGGTGGGTTGAGGACTTTGCTACTTTTAGTCAGCGACAATGGAATGATTTTGACTATAGATTGTCTGATGGAGAATGTCTAAGAGAAGTTCAATTAAGAAATGTGAAGGCGTTAATGAAACTAGTACAGTTACATCCGGAAGCGAATTGTGTTATTGGGAGTCATGGAACGGCTCTAAGTACACTTATCAATCATTTTAATCCTCATTTTGGTTTCGAAGACTTTTCAAAAATAAAAGGGTTAATGCCTTGGATCGTAAAAATGTCGTTTGAAAATCAGATTTCTATAAAAATAGAGTCCATTGATGTATTTAAAAATAATGAGATCACAACTATCGGTTTGAGCGAACCTATGTTGACGGATCAGGTTAAATGA
- a CDS encoding DUF5626 family protein → MKKLVFILGCFTIFCFGAKEAQAAETIAQTENTVIYDLEQGGLQQFEVENDLGESYTITVEKEPQFLLATSSVSNGTYKITKERALQWKASYKIDVSNNKITRAHTGSATAYTGSFKSLLLKVDSSTQATYYLKRTLLGLESSINLRAKLSGSSIIITY, encoded by the coding sequence TTGAAGAAATTAGTCTTTATTTTAGGTTGTTTTACTATTTTTTGTTTTGGTGCTAAAGAGGCACAGGCTGCAGAGACAATAGCTCAAACTGAGAACACCGTCATCTATGATTTAGAGCAGGGTGGCTTACAGCAGTTTGAAGTTGAAAATGATTTAGGTGAAAGTTACACTATTACCGTTGAAAAAGAACCACAATTTTTACTAGCAACAAGTAGTGTTAGTAATGGTACATACAAAATTACAAAAGAACGAGCGTTACAATGGAAAGCAAGCTATAAAATTGATGTAAGCAATAATAAAATTACTCGAGCACACACTGGCTCAGCAACTGCATATACTGGGAGCTTTAAAAGTTTGCTTTTAAAAGTCGATAGTTCTACGCAAGCTACTTATTATTTAAAACGAACACTATTGGGTTTAGAATCTTCTATAAATTTAAGAGCTAAACTATCCGGAAGCAGTATTATTATTACGTATTAA